The proteins below come from a single Carnobacterium divergens DSM 20623 genomic window:
- a CDS encoding Gfo/Idh/MocA family protein codes for MKTVNWAILGLGDIASSFATSFKAPNATLYAAGSRSLEKAKAFTEKHQIENAYGNYDDLLKDPAIDIVYIATPHSHHYDLIMKSLQAGKHVLCEKAITMNGTQLKAAMDLAAEKHLILSEAMTIYHMPLYHKLKELVDGGTIGKLKMLQVSFGSLKETDPTNRFYNKALAGGALFDIGTYALSFTRFFLNSQPNEILTTMNLFETGVDEQSGIILKNKDNEMAVVSLTFRAKMPKRGIIACEDGYITVDDYPRATSATLTRPDGKTELIEAGNSGEALNYEATALTDWILANKKDPFLPLSYDVLTIMDTVRERWGLHYDFE; via the coding sequence TTGAAAACAGTCAACTGGGCAATACTAGGTTTAGGGGATATCGCAAGTAGCTTTGCCACTAGCTTTAAGGCACCAAACGCTACGCTTTATGCAGCGGGGTCACGTTCTCTTGAAAAAGCAAAAGCATTTACAGAAAAGCATCAAATTGAAAACGCTTATGGCAATTACGATGATCTATTAAAGGATCCAGCCATCGACATCGTTTACATTGCAACACCTCACAGTCATCACTATGACTTGATTATGAAAAGTCTTCAGGCAGGAAAACATGTTCTTTGTGAAAAAGCCATTACAATGAATGGTACACAATTAAAAGCAGCTATGGATTTGGCAGCTGAAAAGCACTTGATTTTATCTGAGGCTATGACGATTTACCATATGCCACTTTACCATAAATTAAAAGAACTTGTAGATGGTGGAACCATTGGAAAATTAAAAATGCTCCAAGTTTCATTTGGAAGCTTAAAGGAAACTGATCCTACTAATCGTTTTTACAATAAAGCCCTCGCTGGTGGCGCTTTATTTGATATTGGCACTTATGCGTTATCTTTTACTCGTTTCTTTTTAAATAGTCAGCCAAATGAAATCTTAACCACTATGAATCTATTTGAAACAGGTGTGGATGAGCAATCAGGGATTATTTTGAAAAATAAAGACAATGAAATGGCTGTTGTTTCACTTACCTTCCGTGCCAAAATGCCAAAACGAGGAATCATCGCTTGCGAAGACGGTTATATCACTGTAGATGATTACCCTCGTGCAACGTCAGCGACATTAACTCGACCTGATGGAAAAACAGAACTTATTGAAGCTGGAAATAGTGGAGAGGCGTTAAATTACGAGGCTACTGCCCTGACAGATTGGATATTAGCAAATAAAAAAGATCCTTTCTTACCACTTTCATACGATGTCTTAACTATAATGGATACCGTTCGTGAACGATGGGGATTACATTACGACTTTGAATAA
- a CDS encoding CBS domain-containing protein: MDVHTYMSKEVITISQDTKILEALDVMKAHKIHRLPVVEKGQLIGLVTEGVIQQNSPSTATSLSIHELNYLLTKTTVKEIMLTDVKTISPNALLEEAAVRMRENQISVLPVVENQNQVVGIITEKDIFDAFIDLLGYYNQGCRVVVDIPEDHTGILENITHLFATEKMSIDQIAVYRKTGLTQVVIQVASTDDAKIKEMLTQQHYHVSSCLLKNGK; the protein is encoded by the coding sequence ATGGATGTCCATACGTATATGTCAAAAGAAGTGATTACCATTTCGCAAGATACAAAAATTTTAGAAGCATTGGATGTGATGAAAGCCCATAAAATCCATCGCTTGCCAGTAGTTGAAAAGGGGCAGTTAATTGGGTTAGTAACAGAAGGTGTAATTCAACAAAATTCACCATCCACTGCAACGAGCTTAAGCATTCATGAATTAAACTATCTGTTGACTAAAACGACGGTTAAGGAAATTATGCTAACCGATGTTAAAACGATTTCCCCAAATGCTTTACTAGAAGAGGCTGCGGTAAGAATGCGAGAGAATCAGATTAGTGTCTTACCAGTCGTTGAAAACCAAAATCAAGTAGTGGGAATCATCACAGAAAAGGATATTTTTGATGCATTTATTGATTTACTAGGCTATTACAATCAAGGCTGTCGCGTTGTAGTAGATATTCCAGAAGATCATACTGGTATTTTAGAAAACATTACTCACTTATTTGCCACAGAAAAGATGAGTATCGATCAAATTGCCGTATATCGTAAGACAGGGTTAACGCAAGTCGTGATTCAAGTGGCAAGTACCGATGATGCGAAAATTAAAGAGATGTTAACCCAGCAGCACTACCATGTAAGTTCGTGTCTTTTGAAAAATGGCAAATAA
- a CDS encoding ABC transporter ATP-binding protein encodes MLKVSDLSVHYGVIQAINKINFDVHEGEIVSLIGANGAGKSTILKAITGLHRSSQGEILFKNQAIQKATTKKIVEAGISLVPEGRHVFSGMTVLENLELGAYLRKDKAEIKKDLEHIYDRFPVLAERKKQDTATLSGGEQQMVAMGRAMMSRPKLLLLDEPSMGLAPIFIKEIFNIIEAINQQGTTVLLIEQNAKAALSIADRGYVLETGKVVLTGTGKELLASDEVQKAYLGG; translated from the coding sequence ATGTTAAAAGTATCCGATTTATCAGTTCATTATGGAGTAATTCAAGCAATTAACAAGATTAATTTTGATGTTCATGAAGGCGAAATCGTGTCGCTGATTGGTGCCAACGGGGCCGGGAAATCAACGATTTTAAAAGCAATTACAGGCTTACATCGAAGCAGTCAAGGAGAGATTCTCTTTAAAAATCAAGCCATTCAAAAAGCGACGACTAAAAAAATTGTGGAAGCAGGCATTTCTCTTGTTCCGGAAGGACGCCATGTTTTCAGCGGTATGACCGTTTTAGAAAATCTTGAGTTAGGTGCTTATTTAAGAAAAGATAAAGCTGAAATCAAAAAAGACCTCGAACACATCTATGATCGTTTTCCTGTTTTAGCCGAACGAAAGAAACAAGATACCGCCACATTATCAGGTGGTGAGCAACAAATGGTAGCAATGGGGCGAGCAATGATGTCACGACCAAAGTTGTTGCTTCTCGACGAACCGTCAATGGGGCTAGCGCCTATCTTCATTAAAGAAATTTTTAATATTATCGAAGCTATTAATCAACAAGGAACGACAGTGCTTTTGATTGAACAAAATGCGAAAGCCGCTCTTTCAATAGCTGATCGAGGATACGTTCTTGAAACTGGGAAAGTTGTATTAACAGGAACAGGAAAAGAATTATTAGCCAGCGATGAAGTTCAAAAAGCTTATCTAGGAGGGTAA
- a CDS encoding ABC transporter ATP-binding protein: MSLLEVKKLTKNFGGLAAVSMVNLELGNNELVGLIGPNGAGKTTLFNLLTGVYAPSEGTIDLTVNNKTQRLNGKKPYKITDLGLARTFQNIRLFKELTVLDNVLIAMHGKDKVGTLRSILRTPAFYQSEEKMKQEAIALLKLFKLETKEKELAKNLPYGEQRRLEIVRALATKPKILFLDEPAAGMNPQETAELTVLIRQIQQQFQMTILLIEHDMSLVMKVCERIYVLEYGRMIAHGTPNEIKNNEAVIKAYLGGD, translated from the coding sequence ATGAGTTTATTAGAAGTAAAAAAATTAACGAAGAACTTTGGCGGTTTAGCGGCTGTTTCAATGGTGAATTTAGAATTAGGAAATAATGAATTGGTGGGATTAATTGGGCCAAATGGTGCGGGTAAAACGACCTTATTTAACTTGTTAACAGGCGTTTATGCTCCATCCGAAGGAACCATTGATTTAACTGTAAACAATAAAACGCAGAGACTTAATGGCAAGAAGCCCTATAAAATTACTGATTTAGGTTTAGCAAGAACATTTCAAAACATTCGTTTATTTAAAGAACTAACTGTGTTGGACAATGTTTTAATTGCGATGCATGGCAAAGATAAGGTAGGTACTTTACGAAGTATTTTAAGAACCCCAGCGTTTTATCAATCGGAAGAAAAAATGAAACAAGAAGCTATAGCGTTGCTTAAATTGTTCAAATTAGAAACAAAAGAAAAGGAATTAGCTAAAAACTTACCTTATGGGGAGCAACGAAGATTAGAAATCGTTCGTGCTTTAGCAACAAAGCCTAAAATTTTATTTTTAGATGAACCGGCAGCTGGGATGAATCCGCAAGAAACAGCTGAGTTAACAGTCTTGATTCGCCAAATTCAACAACAATTTCAAATGACTATTTTGTTGATTGAACACGATATGTCTTTAGTAATGAAGGTGTGTGAACGAATCTATGTTTTAGAATACGGTCGCATGATTGCACATGGAACGCCAAATGAGATTAAAAATAATGAGGCTGTTATTAAGGCCTATTTAGGTGGTGACTAG